From the genome of Triticum aestivum cultivar Chinese Spring chromosome 1A, IWGSC CS RefSeq v2.1, whole genome shotgun sequence:
TCCATGAGCACTGAAAAATATCATAACCTGCAAATCTCATGTCCCATCAGGTATAATATTTCATTCATCAGAACAAAGAAACTGAAAAGGCTAAGATCTGTCTGAAGTTAAGAAAACAAATGGATTCAAAATAGGAATAATCTAAGATGTATCTTCATCAATCATTAGATATTTTTGCTTGAAGCTTATCATACTAGGGTAACTGCTGTAGAACTGGATGAGGCGCTTTCTTTGTTGCAGGACTTTCGCCTTGAGCATCAGCCGGGCCAAAGGTTCATCGTTCACGGCCTGCCCTTCTCCAAGAATGCGTACGCACAGATCATTGCAGAAGATGACGTCGACCCCAACGCAGCACTAATCTGGGTTTCCAAAGCTCCCAACAAGGTGAAGGTATTTGCATGGCTACTGTTCAAAATTAGGCTCAATAAAATAGCAAATCCACTCTGCAAAGGTATTGGGTCCAACAGCTCCTGCCCAATATGTGTTGCTCCTTCAGAAGAtgtgctacacctcttcctcctgtGCCCTTTTGCACGTCAGGTTTGGTGGCGGTTGGGGCTCATGCCGCACCAAGCTTGGGACGTCGGTGCACTAGAGGGGCTCAAACCTTCGGTTTGGCCCActgtcctcctctgtgacatctTGACTTAttaggaatgatagactactcatatcaacaaggaattccttctttttcgggagcccatcCGAAAGGAAtctcaaagttaagcgtgcttggcttGAAGCAATATGAGAATGGGTGACCGACCCGGAAGTTGATCCTagatgcgcacgagtgaggacaaagtgcacaagAAAGACTAGTGTTGGTCTGTGGGGACAGTCTCGATCCCGCCAGGCATAACGGCCGGGAACCGATGGCTGTGGCCGAGGCGTTACAaatggtatcagagccgaccctcgcggtttcATGGGCTTGTGTGGGTCAGTGGCGCAGACATGTACATGGAACGTGTGGCCCGTGCTGGCACACGACATGGGCATAAATGGATGTTGGTATTGGCGCATATACGTGTGCCAAGAGGGGGCGGCCTGCTACGCCGATGAAGACATCGGTTCCTTTGAATGAGGGTGTATGTGACATCCTGGCTTAATAGGAATGATGGACTACTCATATCAACAACGAAATCTTCTTTTTTCAGAAGCCCATTCGCAAGGAACCTCAACGTCAAGCGTGCTTGGCTTGGAGCAATttgaggatgggtgaccgactgagAAGTCCCaggggtgcgcacgagtgaggacaaagtgcacagaaaagactagtgttggtctatggggccagtctagatcctgctaGACATAACGGACAGGAACCGGGCCGGAGTGATGGAGTCAAACCCAGCAGATcacaggtagggggtcccgagccggTAGTCTTGGCACTATGGTAACAAGGAcacaagagtttacccaggttcaggccctcttgaagaggtaataccctacgtacgGCGTCGATTTCAAGGGGGTACAGAGTACATGTGATCTACAGCTGTTTGAGTTGTTGTCTACAGCCCAcacccctcggtttatatagataccaggggTGCCTAGGGTTTACATAGGTCGGTTACATCTAAGGGCAATAATGGAGAAGACTACCTCTGAATCTATGGAGTACACGCCAAGTCTTTGGAATCTTCAATCCTGGCTCTCCTGGGCTCAACAAACGAGGCCCACTTGGTTTATcttcatgggggtcctcggcccagccTATATGGCTGGGGGCTGACGTGGCtagcaccccctagtccaggacaccattacGGAGTGTTACAAATCTATGTGACATTTTGGCTTAATATGAATGATAGACTACACATATCAACAAGAAATTCTTTTTTTTTTGGGTAGTCCATCCGCAAGGAACctcaaagttaagcatgcttggcttGGCACAATTTGAGGATGAGTGACCGACTAGGAGGTTgatcccgggtgcgcatgagtgaggttATTCAGATTTTTTTTACCGAGGATGCGTTCTCCATAAAAGAAACTTCTGAAAGAGTGATTCCTATTGCTCCCTTACAAAGTTAAATATTCTACCCCCTTAAGCAGTTCCAACCAGAGCCTGTGTCAGGATGAGTGGCTAATTTTATTACGCTATTAGTAACCTAGATGACAACGTTTCTGTCTTAATATATGCCCAGTTTGAAAATATTAAGCATTGGCAATTCGGCACACATAGATTGCCTGAAAGAATGGCCTAGTATTATATTTTGTGTTACAGCAAGGAAATCGCCTCCAATATCAACAGCCTTCTACTACTTTCAGTCAAGAGAGCACACCAAGAACATGAAACATGGTTCTTACCTTCTGCGGTTTTGGAAATTTCAACAATTCCTTCTCGATCAAAGTTGTCATGGCCTTAATATATCCTTCACGCTGATACCAAGAAGGAATAACCGTATGTTGCATATTGACCAGATACTCATCCTCTCTAACATTGCAGCTGAATGTGTCACTCGTATAATCTTGAAAAGCGATGTGCAATTCATCATTTCAAATTACTGTACTTACCTGAATATGCTCTCCAGAAGACGGAGACTTGAACCACTGGTCGATATGGAGAACTGGGGGTAAAGAGGTAGTACAACAAGTTTTGTGATTCCATCCTTTTTTATCTGCAATGCAAAGAGGACAAATTAATATCTAGTGCAACGAAATACTACGGTAAGATATCTAAGTAATTTACCATGTCTATAATAGCATTGATATTGAAAGTTTTGTGAACTTTGAATATTCTTTTTGTATGTTAGAAGATTTAAAACTGCATCTCAGATTACCATACTATTGCCAATCACAATCCAAAAGTAAATAATGTGTTAAAGAGTATTAGTATAGGTCTAGGTCTCTTTACGTAGTAATCTAGATTTTCTTCCTTGTACCCCAAGTCTATTGTACTATATTATATTTGTCCCATTGGCCATGCAGTACAATCTAAGTTGCCCCTCTAACATGGTATCCTGAGCCCAGGTTTAGTGTTTTCTGCTCCGGTGCCGCAACTCGTTTCTTCCCAATCTGATTGTTTTTCCCAGTGTCCACGGTAAATCTTGATCTCTCAGGGCTGATCAATTTTTGGTCTGATCCCCACCTCTGGAGTTCGTCCCTCTCTGTGACCATCAAAGGAACTCCAGACTTAGTCCTGACGGCGTCTGCTTACCTGGAGCTGTCACTGCCGCTCTTTGCACAATGCTGCTGCTAGCATTCTGCTCTTCCTATTGCTACCACTAGGTGCTGTTGCTCGCCCATCAGCTTGCCACATCTTGTGCTCCCGTTGCTGTTCCAATGCTATATTCAGCGTTTCTGCTGAGCTAGCTTCTATAAAAAAAAGGTTAACATGGATCATTTCACCGAATCCGTCTTGCACATGCACCTTCCAATTGGTGTTGCATGCTCAACCGCTAGTTGCTACTCGTCACTGCTCCTTGTCGGCATCTCAACTGAACGGCCTCCTCCGTAGCCTCTTCTGCAAATACGATGGTTCCTGCATAATTATTGTTGTAATATGGGGTAGCGACTCGGAAAAAGTCGAGTCTGCAGTTGCGACTAGTCGCGACTCGCGACTCGAGTCGACACTAAGTTGAGTCGACATTTTTTTGCAACTCATCGACTAGTCGCGCAACTCGAAAACCATGGTTGTAATAAAATCTAGCTATTGCTCTCTTTAAATAGCGCATTAGGCAATTTCCGTTTTTGGCACGTGCCGATGGAACCGCGCCTAAAGCCATCGAAGAGCTTAAATCCGCCGTTCAATGTCACCTTCTATCAGAGCATTGTCGGCAGCCTCCGCTACTTGGTTCACACTCGCCCGGGCATCAGCTTTGCCGTCGGCATGGTGAGCCACTTCATGGCGGCGCCCACAAGAGAGCACATGAGCGCCGTCAAGCACAGGTACATTGCGGGCACGCTCCACTACGGCTGCAGCTACAGCAGGAAATCCGGCGACAGGGGACTCGTCGGCTACAGCGATGCTGACATGGCTGGCGACATCGACAACCGGAAGAGCACCTCAGTCACACTGCTCTTCTTCGGCTATTGCCCAGTGTCTTGGCAATATCGGAAGCAGAAGGTCATCTCGCTGTTCTCCTTCGAGTGTACATCGCTGCCGCCACAGTGGCATGCCAGGGCATATGGCTTGGGCAGCTCCTCGGCGATCTCCACGGGACAGATCCTCTCATCGCCAGCCTGAACAACAAATCTTCGATTCAGTTCTGCAAGAACCCGGTCTTCCACGACCAAAGCAAGCACATCGAGGTGCAATATAACTTCATCAAAAGGCTGCATTGAGGATGGAAAGGTTGCCGTCAACTTCATCGGCACCTGCGATCAGGCTCGCGGACATATTCACCAAGGCACTTGGGCGTGTCCGGCTCGAGGTACTTCGGGAAAAGATCAGCGTCATGAAGGTGAAATAATTGAGCAACAACTAGCTTAGGAGGAGTTTCTTGTAATAATCTAGACATTTGTGGTGTATACTACAGCTTGTGTTTTCTTTTTTAGgacttgttgagctgtgccctcagtaGAACCCTCTTGTACTCTCTCTGTGTTCGTCTGTACCGTACcttcatgtgtgtgtgtgcgcgtgcattGTGAACTTGTGTTGGGCTGTTGGGCTGTGGtggtttgctttatctataaagcggggcgaaagcctttttcggtaataatCTAGACGTTTCTCTCATTAGATAGCGCATTAGGCTATTTTCGTTTCCTTGTCATGGCAACACATTTTCTACCATTTGTTATCAGTAACTTCTGATACTGACAGTATTGAATTCATGCACCAACCAGTTGCTCCAAATGTCCAGACTCATGGAGAGAGGCgggcaatgtactccctccgtaaagaaatattagagcatttagatcactaaagttctttatagagggagtatttcAATAGACAGAAACAAATGCCAAAAAATTGATCAATAAAGTAAACAGCAGAACCTAACTAGCGTAATGGAGACATGAAAAGCCCCTACTTGTTCTATAGCTTCCTCGGTGAAGGGATGCCAATACCGCATTCCCACGTACACCTTAGCAGGGATATCCTTTCCACATAATGCCTCCATAAGTGCTTCTCCCTGTACAAGGTTTCCATAAAATGGTAAAACCATAAAATGAATTATAATATAGGATGTATATAGTTTATGGGAAGATATGAATAATATAGGAGAAGTGAGGAGACCTTAACTAATTTACTTAGCATCATAATGATAAAATAGGTCAACGCCTAAGGGAAACAACATATTTTCTTGCTCAACATCAAATAGAAGTATTCTTGTCAGGTGACTCATTAACCCATCTAGTAGTGCGACATTGGCTTGAGGGAACATTACAAGAACGAAATGAGCCTAACTCAATTATTTGGGGAAGTGGATTTACAGCCCCACCACCTGAGTTCAAGTCCCCACGGATGCAAATATGGGTTCCTACATATACTGTATGGGTTTCCCCTATGGTTATTTTCTTCAAAACAAGTGAATATTATAAATGGTTAGAATAAATATTACAATAATTATTCACAACATGCATGGTTGTGCATTATGCTGCATCTTGCTCAGACAATTAGCTGTTGAACAGATCGCTATATTGTTAGGAGTTGTGACTCGTGGACTAGGCGTAGGTGGTTTCGAGTGATCTTATATTATGAGTAGCAAGCagtttcttttgtttttgtttcacTTATGCTCCTTGGTGATAAGTGCAATTCCAGTGCTTCCTAGGATTATGGAGACAATCTTTTTTCAACATTTTACTGTCATTTGGGCAGATAGCTTTAATTCTGCTGAACAGTAGGTTTAATGTGTGATACAGAACTACTTTTTAGTTATGTTGTTCAGTAGTGAGTGAATTTCAGTAATATCCATTGTGTTAAGAGATTCACTTGTGCAGGATCCATGAGAAGTTAGCAATTAAGACAATACAAGATTACAATGCACCTGCGCATCAGTAATTTGTCGAAGAGGTGAACCACCACCTATGGATGCATAACCTTCCTTGCTCTTTGGCGCTCTTGCAACAGAAATGAATTGTGCTAGCGGCTTCTGCAGAAAGCGGAACACCCTAGGAAGACGGATGATATCCTGTCATAATGTATCATGAGATAGCCAATGAGTAGGAGAAAATAAGTTGCAGTGTGATTTCCTCAAAAGCACTTGTAAGGAGGCACATATGAACTTCTGAAGCTCTTTATTTTTTAGCTACAAAATGTATCCCATGATTGTAGAACTTGATGCAAAGCTCCAAGGTTGATTTGGCCTTTACAATTCGatgagaagtactccctccgtaaacaaatataagagcgtttacatcactactttagtgatctaaacgctcttatatttctttacagagggagtacaaagtaAATTGTTGTACATTTCCAGGAAAATGATAAATTCTTGCTCCACATAATCTTTTGGGCGAAATGAAGACTGGGAAATATAGCAAGTGAAAAAACTTAAGAGGCTCATAATTGCATATGAGGATGGTAATTACCGGATCAGCAAAGAGATTAAACAAGAAAGGCTGGACATCATCAAGGGTCTCTGGGCCTCCAAGGTTTAGCAGCAGAACGCCGATTTTCTCATTGGCAACAAAAAGTTTCCGGATATCGGACTGCGCAGTGAGAACCGCCTCTGATGCGGATGAAGATGCACTAAAATGTTGCCTCGAGTCAGGTGGCGGCTGAGAAGACCTACCTAGCTTGCATTTGCAGGACAAAGGCTTGATGCGGCAACATTGCCCAAGACAAAGTCCCGTGGCGCTACCAATCGAAGAAGATTTAATTGAATATGTCCTCGAGAGACTGAGCCTGCTTGGACAAGGAACGGAACACCAGCTATGTAGGTATGCACTGGAATCCCATCTCCTGAACCAAAACCCCAAACCACCAATCCCCATTAGAGACCACATGCATCAAAACAATTAGTCCCAGCCGTATTAGGAGCTATTGGTAGTATTACCTAGATAAATTACGCGGTGCAGGCCCAGGAGCGAGCCTGACGTGGAGCATGGATATCCAAATTTGTTGGGAAACCGAGCGAAATTAGTACTCAGACAGGAGGGAAATCCGCAACGAACTGCATGGATAGGAGAAGACAGGAGATTCAGGATAGAGCAAAAAATAAGAGGTAATCGGAACAAGCCAGTGCATTTCGGGTTCCTTATCGCCTACCGAAGAAATCAAATCCGAGGAGGCGCGGAGGTACAAGAGAACCTGTTTGAGGTCCCTGTTTATgacggggaggagagagaggattcGGGCTTCGGGGGAAAAAGCGGAAGGACGAAGTGGCAAGTGGCAGCGGAAGGAAGCAATAGGATAGGGTTCGAATGTTGGAACGGTGGAAACTTTTCTAGAGATTTATTAttatatttgatttgatttgactTTTGATCAAAATATCTTCCCATGGGAGGGGCGCGCTGCCGGCCCATCCATTTTTGGTCCAACGTATGTCTCCTTCCCGCCGTTCCTTcccgacaaagaaaaaccaaacaaatcTCGTTTTTCCTTGTAATACATTTTTTTTCAGAAACAAAGTAACGAGTGTTGCCTGGGACGCGGACAAGGAGCTCTCGGCGACGCACCTCACTGAAATCCACACGTACATTATAGTCTTGGGATGGATGCTATTAATGCAATCTAACTTTGCTTTGAACCTATATGTGTTAGCGATATTGTAGAGATCCTAACTACCTGACCGGATGTGTACCTCCCTTTGTTGTATAGATAAGCATGGACGTATGCGTATAGTTGagattgtaacaacctaatgtaaTCTTCTCTTGATCGGCAAGTTTGCCCGTATATATAAACTGCAGCCGGCATCGCTCCAGATGCACGGAACAAATCCATTGTCATCTACTCTTTCATGTTATCAGAGTCTCCTTCTCTGAAACCTTGAGACGTCCAACACCATGACTTCCCCTTCCACCAACTCATCCACCACTGGTGCGCTCCTTGGGCAGACGTCCGGCGCCATCACTTCCACCTTCGCCGGCGCCATGGCATCGCCCTCTGTATCCGTCCCCAACTTCGCCCAGCTGGTCACCGTCAAGCTCGCCGGCGCCACGTACCTGCTATGGAGGGCGCAGATCGTTCCGATCTTGCGAGGCCATCATCTGTTTGGCTTCGTCGACGGGTCTTCGGTTGCTCCCCCCAGGCGTGTGCCGGCATCATCTGAAGCCAACGCCGAGCTGGTTGATAACCCAGCCCATGGCGTCTGGGCTGCACAGGAGGCGCTCGTTCTCTCGGGCCTCCTGTCGACACTCGCTCCTAAAGTGCTAGCGAGGGTGGCGCTGCACACCTCACCGGCCACCGTCTGGGCGACGCTGGAGCGGATGTTTGCCTCGCACTCCAAGGCGAGGATCATGCAGCTGCGTAAGCAGTTGGCCACCATCCAGAAGAAGGACCTGACGGTGACGGAGTATTTTGGCCGCGTCAAGACTCTCTCCGACATGCTCGCCTCCGCCGGCCGCCCCGTCGGAGACGACGACCTCGTCACGTATCTGCTCACAGGGCTGGACAATTCCTATGATCCGCTCGTTACGTCGGTCACCACTCAGGCGGGGGATGTCACCGTCGACGACCTCTTCGCAcacatgctcgacttcgagctccgcCAGGAAGGCAGTGGAGGCGGCTACAACATCTCTGCCAACAGCGCTAGCCGTGGCGGTGGTGGAAACCGCGGTCAGTACCGCGACAACGGCAGCAACGGGGGCGGCGGCAATGGCAACGGCAACGGTGGCAGCCGTGGCTACAACAACCAAGGCAAGAAGCAGCAGCAGTCACGCAGCTCCAACAACGGCAGCAACTCCCGCAgcagcggtggtggcggcggcggctaccccGGCCCGGGTGGCGGCGGCTTCAACAACTCTGGCCCGCCCAAGGTGCGGTGCCAAATCTGCAGCAAGGTGGGGCACGAGGCGCTAAACTGCTACAACCGCTTCAATCAGAACTACCAGATGGAAGAACCTCGCGCCGCCCACATCTCCACGTCGCAGAACGTCGACCCCGTGTGGTACTTGGACACCGGAGCCACGGAGCACATCACGGCGGATCTCGACAAGTTGAACATCCACGAGCCCTACACCGGCAAGGATCAGGTGCACACAGCTAGCGGATCAGGTATGACCATTGCTCACATCGGTCAATCcctcattcatactccccaccgtaATCTTCGGTTGAAAAATGTCTTGCACGTCCCAGATGCTAGCCAAaatcttctttctggtcatagacTCGCTTGTGACAACAATATTTTTCTTGAAATTCACCCTTACTATTTTGTTATCAAGGATCGGGCTACGAGGAAGGTTCTTCATCAAGGACCCAGTGAGAGGGGGTTGTACCCTGTTCCCAGCAATAAAGCCATCCAGAAGCATGCCTTCCTCGCTTCCGTTCCCAGCCGAGAGAGGTGGCATCGCCGGCTTGGGCATCCGGCGTCTTTAGTCGTTGATCAAGTTCTTAGAAGTCATCGTCTTCCGTCTACAAGCGAGTCCAATAAAAGCACCATCTGTGATGCGTGCCAACAGGGCAAGAGCCATCAGCTCCCTTACCCTAAGTCTAGCAGTGTGTCATCTTCTCCGCTTGAACAAATTTTCTCCGATGTATGGGGACCTGCGTGTCTTTCATCCGGAGGGTTCAAGTTTTATGTCAGTTTTATCGATGATTTCAGCAAATTTACTTGGCTTTATTGTTTGAAACATAAATCCGATGTGGAGCGTGTCTTTCTTCAGTTCCAAGCACATGTTGAACGCCTCTTTAATAAGAAAATTATTCGTGTCCAATCGGATTGGGGCGGCGAATACGAGAAATTGAATTCATTTTTCACCAAGATTGGCATCTCTCACACCGTTTCATGCCCCCACGCACACCAACAGAACGGCTCggctgaacgtaagcatcgtcatgtCGTTGATGTTGGCCTCACCCTTCTGGCCCAAGCTTCCATGCCACTCCGTTTTTGGGATGTTGCCTTCCAAACagcatgtgatgaggacatcaataccattgttacacccacaggccctgctgctatacatactggaccaattactagagctcacgcacgccaactaaattaccaggtactttcgtttcttggtaatgattctaatgttcatgagaatatgatgctgcctaaattggatacatttgttttgcttacaaatgaagggcctagcttggagaaggatgaacattggagcaagaacaagcatggagatgatggcatgcgcaagggggacaagaacggagttacaagtgatgatttcaggactttgaagccaccataatgggtgcatgaagccttggacgaaatatacaagatgccacttcataaatttcgtcccgaggctattttaggtgttgcgtcaccttattattgggccaggcccatgtaatttcgaaatacataagtataggctatttttagagtccgtatgtgtggggaaacaagagatagggttgatttcggacccctccaccaagggccacgaaattcccccctcttcctccatatatacagcccttagggcatcgtttagactttgggttttgtttagattaaaagttcgccatagctgcaacttcgcgtacttcgtttgtgttcaacgaccagacaaaggcgtcacagaaccccaccttgatcaataaagctttcatcttatattcgcaaaatccagattgcaatctcagtttcttgcttgttctttgtttgctcgcaggaaatagaccctcgtggtcaggttgatcgtgctccggcgtggtcaataacctctcggagttggtttagcgattgctaaggcgcgacgtcctcgcacgttcgtagtcggatcgtcaaagtcgacttccaccaaagcgaaatccatcatctcatcgaaagacgggacacctccgcctctatcaagtggtatcagatttccaggttgctcggtgagattttacagtttttcgtagtttagatcgagtctgttcttcatacctacagtccacgaaaaagccacaaaaaaaattagggttagttcatcatatccgaaccaatctgagcctttgcataatctttttagggttttgctttgttgaatttgcggttgcatcgtcgtgtctagttgctggtcttagagtctagtcttttagagtttcgagttctggtcataagttgtcacgccgccgccgcaccatcatcatcgcccctgccatctaccaccaccgcttatccgccaccgctccgaatccgtatccatataccaccaccaatccgtgtccatataccaccaccgatccatatccatatactaccaccgctaccaccaccgctgccatataccaccaccatatatccaccaccaatccgagttccttgcatattaggtttgttttcgagatccatctagattccgattcgtgtttccttgccgaagtaggtttcggaaaaaaaagagtcgggtagccacgctccgtttaggcccaaaatttttcaaaaacgcatttttcgaaaaaaattctggctatcctatttttaggtgtttctgagtgttttgagacaggtgccattataggaagtttt
Proteins encoded in this window:
- the LOC123043450 gene encoding ferrochelatase-2, chloroplastic, whose protein sequence is MLHVRLAPGPAPRNLSRRWDSSAYLHSWCSVPCPSRLSLSRTYSIKSSSIGSATGLCLGQCCRIKPLSCKCKLGRSSQPPPDSRQHFSASSSASEAVLTAQSDIRKLFVANEKIGVLLLNLGGPETLDDVQPFLFNLFADPDIIRLPRVFRFLQKPLAQFISVARAPKSKEGYASIGGGSPLRQITDAQGEALMEALCGKDIPAKVYVGMRYWHPFTEEAIEQIKKDGITKLVVLPLYPQFSISTSGSSLRLLESIFREDEYLVNMQHTVIPSWYQREGYIKAMTTLIEKELLKFPKPQKVMIFFSAHGVPLAYVEEAGDPYKAEMEECVDLIMEELEKRGMANPCTLAYQSRVGPVEWLKPYTDETIIALGQRGVKSLLAVPISFVSEHIETLEEIDVEYKELALQSGIKHWGRVPALGCEPTFISDLADAVIESLPYVGAMAVSNLEARQSLVPLGSVEELLAVYDSKRDMLPPPVIVWEWGWTKSAETWNGRAAMLAVLALLVLEVTTGQGLLHQWGVLPPLP